In a genomic window of Candidatus Methylomirabilota bacterium:
- a CDS encoding peptidoglycan DD-metalloendopeptidase family protein, with translation MRDFKSRGDIDRLLKGQRPVSKGPGGVGVGLSLAGFFFCSALVISFLLPVGKRTPEPPQPASISTAASPPVAESPSPVARRPFHKVINGAIKQGQTFAQALSAKGLSHHLIHQLSRALRPYLNFRKIPAGATFQATLDKSGDLLRFLYQASPLESYEVTRKGTGYRVAKHEVPIERRVEKIAGKLKSSLFESMDALGEKPELTIQLVNIFLWDFDFNSNAQLGDQFRLLVEKEYGGGKFLRYGKILIAQYETRKKTYTGIYFKTQRGKGDYYTVNGRSVRKTFLRSPVRFTRISSRYSHRRRHPVLGGVKPHLAVDYAAPPGTPVWAVADGVVLSAGRNGGNGKSILIRHRLGYRTMYNHLSRFARRIRKGARVRQKQVIGYVGSTGLATGSHLDYRVIKNGRFVNPLTQKFIPGDPIPKSQRARFRRLRNQLVKQLQPSPTPATARSQLRDPEPDS, from the coding sequence TTGCGAGATTTCAAGTCGCGAGGGGATATTGACCGACTCCTGAAAGGGCAGCGACCCGTATCCAAGGGCCCCGGTGGAGTCGGGGTGGGGCTTTCTCTCGCAGGATTCTTCTTTTGCTCTGCCCTCGTCATTTCCTTTCTCCTTCCAGTCGGGAAGAGAACCCCCGAGCCTCCACAACCGGCTTCCATATCCACTGCCGCATCCCCTCCCGTAGCAGAGTCCCCCTCCCCCGTCGCTCGACGTCCATTCCACAAGGTGATCAATGGCGCGATAAAACAGGGGCAAACCTTTGCTCAGGCCCTGAGCGCCAAAGGCCTCTCCCACCATCTGATCCATCAGCTCAGTCGCGCCCTCCGGCCGTATCTCAACTTTCGAAAGATTCCGGCAGGGGCAACCTTTCAAGCCACACTGGATAAGAGCGGAGACCTCCTCCGTTTCCTGTACCAGGCCTCCCCTCTGGAGTCCTACGAGGTGACCCGGAAGGGAACAGGGTATCGGGTGGCCAAGCACGAAGTCCCCATCGAACGACGGGTGGAAAAAATTGCGGGGAAGCTCAAATCTTCCCTTTTCGAGAGCATGGATGCCCTCGGGGAAAAACCCGAGCTCACCATTCAGCTTGTCAACATCTTCCTCTGGGATTTCGACTTCAACAGCAACGCTCAACTCGGAGATCAATTTCGGCTCTTAGTCGAGAAGGAGTACGGCGGTGGGAAGTTCCTCCGCTACGGGAAGATCCTCATCGCCCAGTATGAGACGCGTAAGAAGACATACACCGGGATCTATTTCAAGACCCAGCGGGGCAAAGGAGACTATTACACCGTTAACGGTCGATCCGTTCGCAAGACCTTCCTCCGCTCCCCAGTCCGGTTCACCCGCATCAGTTCCCGCTATTCCCACCGCAGGCGCCACCCGGTCCTGGGCGGGGTGAAGCCCCACCTCGCCGTCGATTATGCCGCCCCCCCCGGCACGCCGGTTTGGGCCGTCGCCGACGGGGTGGTCCTCTCGGCCGGACGGAATGGGGGGAACGGCAAGTCGATCCTGATCCGGCACCGACTGGGCTATCGCACCATGTACAACCACCTCTCGCGGTTCGCCAGGCGAATCCGCAAGGGGGCTCGCGTTCGACAGAAACAGGTCATCGGCTACGTGGGCTCGACCGGTCTCGCTACGGGATCCCATCTCGATTACCGCGTGATCAAAAATGGTCGGTTCGTCAACCCCCTCACACAGAAGTTCATCCCGGGAGACCCGATCCCCAAGTCTCAGCGGGCCAGGTTCCGCCGTCTCCGCAACCAACTCGTCAAGCAGCTCCAGCCATCCCCCACTCCGGCGACCGCCCGCAGCCAGCTCCGAGATCCTGAACCCGACAGCTGA
- a CDS encoding deoxyribonuclease IV: MSIAGGVDKALLRGHQIGCDTIQIFTKNNNQWRAKPLTDREIKTYHQHRATTGIWPVVAHNGYLINLASPQAELYRKSLEALLVEVGRAAVLEIPYLIMHPGAHVGAGEADGIKRVVNAFDVVLDRTKGFPVVICLETTAGQGSSLGYRFEHLAAIREGVAQRERVGVCVDTCHIFAAGYEIRGRKAYEQTMRHFDDVIGLKHVKCIHLNDSQRELGSRVDRHAHIGQGHIGLEGFRLCLNDPRLRRIPMILETPKGEDPAAADRRNLGVLRSLVRR, encoded by the coding sequence ATGTCCATCGCTGGTGGGGTAGACAAAGCACTGCTCCGAGGCCACCAGATCGGCTGTGACACGATCCAGATCTTTACGAAGAACAACAACCAGTGGCGAGCCAAGCCGCTCACAGATCGCGAGATCAAGACCTACCACCAACATCGCGCAACGACTGGAATCTGGCCTGTTGTGGCCCACAACGGCTATCTGATCAACCTGGCCTCTCCACAAGCAGAGTTGTACAGGAAATCGCTGGAGGCTCTCTTGGTCGAAGTGGGGCGAGCGGCAGTTCTGGAGATCCCGTACCTGATCATGCACCCGGGCGCGCATGTCGGGGCTGGAGAGGCAGATGGTATCAAGCGGGTTGTGAATGCGTTTGACGTGGTCTTGGATCGCACCAAGGGTTTCCCCGTCGTCATCTGTCTGGAGACCACGGCCGGCCAGGGATCCAGCTTAGGCTACCGCTTCGAGCATCTGGCGGCGATCCGAGAGGGGGTAGCGCAACGGGAACGGGTCGGGGTGTGCGTCGACACGTGCCATATCTTTGCCGCAGGATACGAAATCCGGGGCCGGAAGGCCTACGAACAAACCATGCGGCACTTCGACGATGTGATCGGGCTGAAACACGTCAAATGCATCCACCTGAACGACTCCCAGCGAGAACTGGGGAGTCGGGTGGACCGCCATGCCCACATCGGTCAGGGTCACATCGGCTTGGAAGGGTTCCGTCTCTGCTTGAACGATCCAAGACTTCGGCGCATTCCCATGATCCTCGAGACCCCGAAAGGGGAAGACCCCGCGGCTGCTGACCGCCGAAACCTGGGCGTTCTCCGCAGCCTAGTCAGGAGATAG